CGGCACGCTCACCGCCTAGCGGTGTCAATTTAGTCTTCAGCAATGCCGCTTCTTCAGCGGGGACGGCACCGTAACCATGCTGACCACCCATGAACAGAGTGACTGCCAATGCAGCTAAGAGTATCTTTTTCATTATTTTTTCTCCTTTAACAGTTAGAAGGTGCGCTGAACAGAAAACGAGATAAAATCCCTGTCCCTGTGAAACTGGTCATAGGACAAGGCCCCCGTGGGATCGACCACCCCACTTGCGTCGCCGAAGTAGTGAGTATAATTGAGCCCTGCCTGCCAGATCTTGCGGAAATCCGCCTTCACTCCGAGACTGACATCGCCGCCGTGTTCAGGCGGCATGGCGCCCGCGCCCAGCACGGAAGAACGCCCCTCGATTCCATAGCCGACCCCAATCGGCACCTGAATGTCGGTGCCCGGCATGACTTGAAAGTATTCGGGCTGGAAGATAAAGCGCACCGCCGTGGCCGAGCGGGTTGCATTGGGATCGAGTTGGTCCGCGTTTTTCTCGATATGGTCGCGATAATTCATCGCCAACTCGCCTATAAAGGATGCTCCATCCCAGAGGGGACTTGCGGCCAGAACCGAAATGGCGGACACGTTGAGATGCCAGGTTTCTCCCACCGGATAAAGCGGATTGTGGCGTCCATCGCCGTTGCCAGCAAAATCAAGCACCACATTGCCAGTTGCCAGCAAGGGAGTGTTTCTGCGATAAGAGAGTTCCGCCGCTATGTTCGTTTCGCCGACCAGGGTGCTCACACTGAAACCGTAGGTCTCGATATCCTGGGCATAGACCAGGGCATAACTGCTTTGCCCGACGAGAGGCTCGACAGGTCGGAAATAGAATTGCGGAGTCTTGTCGTGATGGCGTGTGGCATAGAAGCCGTACTCCGCGTCTCCGTGACGAATTTTAAGCTGCACACCACCTTGCCCCGAATTTCGCCCCTCGATGTCGTCCCCGCGCAGAAGCACCAAGGGCGCCGGTCCGCCAGTGAATATGTCGGGAAAGAAAACCACCTCACCGCCTTCGTCTGCAAAATCGGCAAAACTGAAGTAGCTGCCCGCGCCCGGCAAGCGCGCTCTCTCCCATTCAAACTGGTAATAAGCGCCCAGTGAAACTTTGGAGCTGAGCTGCAAATTGGCGGAAATTTGCTCCACAGGACGCAAAATCTCCTTGAATTGAGAGTTCGGCACCGAGAGCAACTTAATGATGTCGGGGGTCGCCTGCGCGGCGGCCACACCATTCGCCCCGAAAAACAAAGTCTCTCCATAAAGCTGGGCAAACTGGCCGACCTTCATGCTCAAGCGCTTGTTCAGGGGCCTGAAGCTGCCGAAGACAAAGTAATCGAGCATCTCCGCCTTTCTTCCATGCAGCTTTTCGGTATCCTTAGTGAACTCATCGTTGTCGACCGAAAGCGCGTTGGGAATAACAAGATCGCTGTCGGTTTCGTCATTGTAAACAAAGTCATACCAAGCAGCAGCACTCAATCTTAAGCCGTATTTACGTTTATATTTCAGGTCAAATTCGCTTAACAAATCAAAGCGATTAGATATCAGTCCACGATCGAAGTTGTGATCTCCTGCGTCGATATTTGGGTTATAATTTGTAGCCGAGACATCTTCGTCCAATTTACGTACTCGTGCTGCGACACTGTATTTGATAGTATTATTGAATCTTGCTGTGATGTCGCTGTTACCAAAATCAATCTCAGTTGCATGTGAATAAATTGGAACACATAAAGTCAAAGTTAAGACAATCAATGCTATTTTTACCAATCCCTTATTTACACGAAACTCCTCCATTTGCTTGTCTCCCTTCAAATTAATTCGATTTTGCCTCTCCTGCTCATTGTGCTCCCTCAACCCCTGCTGCATGTGATGCCCTCCCTGCTTCCCGTGCCCAAATTTTCTAAA
This is a stretch of genomic DNA from Desulfuromonas sp. TF. It encodes these proteins:
- a CDS encoding DUF1302 domain-containing protein; the protein is MQQGLREHNEQERQNRINLKGDKQMEEFRVNKGLVKIALIVLTLTLCVPIYSHATEIDFGNSDITARFNNTIKYSVAARVRKLDEDVSATNYNPNIDAGDHNFDRGLISNRFDLLSEFDLKYKRKYGLRLSAAAWYDFVYNDETDSDLVIPNALSVDNDEFTKDTEKLHGRKAEMLDYFVFGSFRPLNKRLSMKVGQFAQLYGETLFFGANGVAAAQATPDIIKLLSVPNSQFKEILRPVEQISANLQLSSKVSLGAYYQFEWERARLPGAGSYFSFADFADEGGEVVFFPDIFTGGPAPLVLLRGDDIEGRNSGQGGVQLKIRHGDAEYGFYATRHHDKTPQFYFRPVEPLVGQSSYALVYAQDIETYGFSVSTLVGETNIAAELSYRRNTPLLATGNVVLDFAGNGDGRHNPLYPVGETWHLNVSAISVLAASPLWDGASFIGELAMNYRDHIEKNADQLDPNATRSATAVRFIFQPEYFQVMPGTDIQVPIGVGYGIEGRSSVLGAGAMPPEHGGDVSLGVKADFRKIWQAGLNYTHYFGDASGVVDPTGALSYDQFHRDRDFISFSVQRTF